In Taeniopygia guttata chromosome 14, bTaeGut7.mat, whole genome shotgun sequence, the genomic window CCGGCGCTGCgggccccggggcgggcggcggggccgggcagcccCCGGttccccagcagggctgggggcggTGGGGACCGGGGGTCCCTCGGGGCTGTGGGGATGGCACAGCAGAGACCACCGGGCCGGGGTCACCCGGGGGGATGCGGGGTCTGAcccggggaggaggaggaggaggaggaggaggaggaggaggaagaggaggaggaggaggtgccAGCCCGCTGTGTGGCGAGGTGAGGGCTTTGAAGGTGAAGCTGGGCGGGTATAAAGGGGCCGAGCTGCTGCAGGTTCCTTCTCCTTCCAGAGATCAGCACCACAAACCCCTCCTCGTGTAGTTTATCCAAAACCTCTCGCCCAGGATGAGTCCCCGGGCTTGGGCTCTGCTGGAAGCGGCGCCTTCCTCGGTGCAAGAGGAGAAGATCTTGGTGCCCTTTGGACAAACGCGgggctctggctctgctgccctgcggcCGCAGCCACGCTTGGATGGGTGCCCGCTCCCAAATGCCAAGGCACCAAATGCCAGGGGGCTGCGGGACCCCGGCGTGGGGCCGGTGCTGCCGCTGCCCTGTGGGTGCTGCAGCTCGGAATGAGCTCAGGCTCCATCCCGGCGGGCTGAGCTCCCGCTGCAGCCCCGGGGATTGATGGCAGAACCCGGGCAGGCGGAGGAAGGGGCTCCGCAGCGCTCGGGAGGATGCAGGGAGGAGGATGCGCTGCTTTGAAAGCGCCTCCCGTAAGATCAACCGAGATCAGAGGAGCGGGATGGCAGAGGAAGCTCCAAATAGACTCCAGGGCCCCGCACACCTTCGGGGTGGGGATTTGCAGGCgctggaaggagctgcagctggcagaagcTCTCGGCAGCATCATCCATCCATTGCTCCCTGCAATTCCTGCGCTGAGGCTGTGCCGGCGGCAATGGGATGGGTGTGGGAAGGGGATGGATCCTGCAGAGGCCACGCAGctcaggagaggagcaggggtTGGGAAAGGCTGAGACACGGGAGTgaagcagagcccagagagaagcagggctgggctccagGCAGGGTGCTGCAAAGGATTTGGGGCTGGCTGGCTCTCAGGCATTCCAAAGCCCACCTGGCTCcttgctcctccagcagcacaaaccCCACTCCAGTATCCGCCAGGAAAACCCCTGAGAAGCAGCGGGGTGATGTGGAActgggagcagaggatggagctgggatccCACACGGCCCAGCCCGCTGGGCAGTTACAAAATTCTGAGCTCGCAGAATTCCCTCCAAGCCAGCCCAGGGCTCCCTGATCCCGGGATAATGCGGAATGCTCCAGGGACAGCGTCACAGCCGGGCTCTGTCACGGTGTTTTGTGCAGATAATTAGAGAGGGATTTCCAAATCCTTTGGCTGGGTGAGGAAAGTGCTGCTGTGGTGCCTCATCCCCCTCAGCAGCGCCACTGCCACCCTAATTAACCACAGAGGAGTGAGGGAAGTTAATGAAGTTGATATTTCAATTAACTCCCTGATCCTACAACCAGGCAGGCAGTGCCCACCCGGGAGCTGCCaccgtgccaggctgggccaggctctgctgccttgGCCATGTGAAGGAATGTTTTAGGGGAAGGGACACCAGCCTAAGCTGGGTCACAGCTTGTCCCTGTCAGGTCGTGTCAAGGCCTGAATTTGAACCAAAGCTGGGAGCAAGGAGTGGAATTTTGGAGCTGGAGAGGCTCACTGATGGTCATGGCTTTGGTGTGCCCACACACAGCGAGGGGGACACTGTCATGAGGGGTCttgtgtccctgccctgcacagatgTGACCGTGCAGGGCTGGGTGTCCCAAGCAGACATCCCACTCAGCCCCAGTCCTTCTCAGGGATGTCCTGGAAGAGGTGGGATCACCCCTGAGAGCTGTTTGCTGGCACCTCCAAAGTCACCATCACCCCGTGACCCCACCCAGCCCACCCAGCTGTCCTCATGACAACACTTTCAAGGACCTTCATGTCTGATTTATCCTGCAAAGAGCAAAAAGATCCCCCTGATCCTGCAGGGCCACAGCCTGGGGAcgagctgcaggctgggaggaGCTCAGTGCTAAGcctgaggcagcagcaaagcctcccctggggctgcacATCCCTCTTGGGGTGCTGCTGGTCCAGCCAGGACACCCAGCAGGGTCTGTCCTGCTGCCCCCACCCTCCccagaggtggctgcagcagcagcagcagcagcagcagcagcagcagcagcagcagcagcagcgtaGCCCCCACTCTACTCACCATCCCTGCCAGAGGAGAACTCCCATACAAACCCAGGCTATTATTATCTCTGTCTTCCACCATGCTAATGGTCTCTCAGGAaacagacttcttttttttttttttttttttttaagctttggAAACCCACGAGTACGGGAGCGGTGGGAACGGAGAGCTGGGCACGGTGGAGTGGAGCACAAGGAGCACCCAGGCCAGcactggggtgacactggggtgacACTGTCCTCCTGAcctggcagggacacagagcagggactgGCCAGGACCCTCCGAGGACCAGCCCAGGGGCGTTCTGGtaggagcagccaggggtggTGGGCAGTCctggggatactggggatactgggagtggctgtgatGGGCCACTGGGAGCCCTGCATGTGAGGGGCAGTGGGTCCAGACTGCAGTGCTGCCGGGGAGGTGGACAGTGCCCTGCGGTCCCTGGGAACCACAGAACCATGGAACgctttgggttgggagggagcTTAAAGACCAGCCCTGCTATGGACAGGGGCACCTTCCCCTGGAGCAGGTCCCCTCTCAGGCCCAGCTCCACTGCTCATTTCCCCTGCCCACTCCTCCTTTGGCTGTTTCGgtggtgccagcagtgccaagggctGACCAGCACCCgccaggctctgtgccaggggctgggaccACCGGGACCATCACCGTGGATGATCTGGGGTTAACAAGTGGCTCCTGCAAAGGAGAAGCAAAGCAAGAGCTGAGATTATATAAAgggggctggaggcagctgcgGCACAGGCTGTGATTAATTCCTGGCACTGAGGAGCTTTGAAGATCCAGCACGGTGCGAGCCTGAGGCAGCCCAGGGTCCCTGGGATGCATTCCTGCtgttgctgcagggctgctgtgaaggggaagagggcagggaggggctgaGCGCTCCAGGAACCCACTGGGAGCTGCCTCAGCACCGTGGTGGCCCTGCAGAGCCCGTCCTGCAGATCCCTTCTCCCTCCCAAAATCACAGAGGGGACACGGCTCGGAGCGGGTCAGCCCATGGCTGGGGCAGGAGTGCAGCAGTGAGGGGTGGTGGCGGCTGGTGGGGACAGGACAGCGCTTCGTTGAGGCCACAGACCCCCTCAGGACACTGGAAAATTCGTGTCAGAGAAACTTTTGTCCTCTCCACCGCCAGTAAAGCCAGAGATTGCTGACTGGGCACCGGGGCCGCAGCTTGGGCTGGATCCATTTTGGATTCAAGCAGTGCTCGAAGCAGGGACCAAACCGTGAACTTTTAGAGGAGTCAGGGAGTCCTGCCCGCTGGCCTGGcatccctgctggcagccctgggctggcactgggaccaGTGGAATATCCTGGTGCAGAAAATCCCCGTTTGGCTGCGCCCTGGCCGGCAGCTCGGGGCTCTCGCAGCCCTGTGACTAATTGCCTGGCCGAGGTTTGTCCTCCTTGGATGAGCAGGATCCCACATGCAGCCATCGAGGACACCCCACAAGCCATCCCAAAGCAGGCTGGCAGGTGCCCAGCCCGGAGGGTCCCCGAGATGCCCCTGGGTGATGCCAATGGGGGCggcaggagcagagtggggaTGTTCTGTGTGCCCTGCGGTGCCACGGAGCCCTCCCAGAGCGGGGATGTTCCGTGTGCCCTGCGGTGCCCTCCCAGAGCGGGGATGTTCCATGTGCCCTGCGGTGCCCTCCCAGAGCGGGGATGTTTGTTGCCCTGCGGTGCCACGGAGCCCTCCCAGAGCGGGGATGTTTGTTGCCCTGCGGTGCCCTCCCAGAGCGGGGATGTTTGTTGCCCTGCAGTGCCACGGAGCCCTCCCAGCTCCAACAACTCCTTCCCTGCCCCTCGGCAGCACCCTCGGCGATGCGAGCCATGGCAGACCAGGCTGTGGGGGCAGCAGACGCCTCTCCAGCCCTGTCACCGTGCCCGGGCTCACCTCGGCGTGGGGACATCGAGGGACCAACGCCCCCCAACGCCGGCGGCACCACGGAGGACGGAGGCGGCCGGGATGGCTGCGGGCTCCTTCCCACGGCCGACGGGGACACGAAGCGTCCCCCCTCGCCCCAGCCCGGGGGGATGCTCCTGACCGACCTCCCGCgggccccccagccccggctgTGCCCGGCCAAGTCGCGCACAGCTCCGTCGTCGCCCAGCGTGTCGCCGTCGGAGAGCCGAGCCGCGCTGCTTCGGCTGCGCGACGCCAGGCTGGAGGACACGAGGAGGCGGCTGTCGGAGGCCGTGCAGGAGCCCCTGAGCCGCCTGAGCCGCCTGATGGCCGAGGAGAGCAGCCCCAAGGAGCcggggggcagccccgggggcaGCCGCGGGGTTGGGGCACGCCGGGTGCGGGACTGGACGCCCTGGGAGCCCACCCTGAACTGCCGCTACGAGATCTGCTCCTACGGGGACGTGATCCAGGTGGTGGAGGTGGCGCAGAGAGACGCGGAGCCCCCGCTCCCAGCGGCCGAGGAGCCGCCGGCAGCGCGGTCCGGGGGCTCCGTGCCGGGCAGAGCGCTCGCCTCCATCGCCCTCCTCGCCTACGGTTACCTGGTGCTGCCGCTGCCGCCCTACGCCGCCGGGCTCGGCACGGGGCTGCTCTgcgggctgctgctgggcttccTCGCCATCCTCCTCCTCGTGCCCAAGGCTCCGCCGGCCGCTCGGGGACCGTGGGGCCGCCTGCGCCCCAAACTGCTCCCGGGGGAGCCGCGGGAGACGCCGCACCTCCAGGTAGGAATGGGGCGCTCCGGGatgaagggctggaggtggccaTGGTGAGCGGGAGCAGCCGGTTCCCCGTTCCcccttctcccagggctggatgaACCAGCTGCACGTGTACGACCCTGAGCTTTTCCACCCGTCGCTCACGCACTCGGTGCTCGCCGTGCTGGACGGGGCCACCCTCACGCTGTCCTACCCCAAGAGCAACATCCCGCGCCGAGCCACCTTCGAGGAGGAGATCCTGGACGTCGTCTTTGTCAGCCACCGCTGCTATGACCTGACCGACGCCAAGGTGAGCCCGGAGGTCGCCAGGAGCCTCCCACGGGGACCCCTCCAGGCCTGGCCCGGCCTCACCCCGCTCTCGGTGCTGCAGGTCTtcctgtgcccccccagcctGGCCCGAAAGCGGACGTGGAACAAGAAATATCCCATCTGCGTGCTCCTCCCCGAGCCGGCCGAGGGACACGGCAGCGAGGAGCAGGacacggagctgcagggggacGAGGGGACCAGGAAGGTGCCGGTGGCCGGGCAGGACATCCCGGGGGACGGCAGGGACAGGTGCCTGTACCTGTTTGGGCGGACGGGGCGGGAGAAGGAGGAGTGGTACCAGCACCTCGTGCAAGCCTCCCGTGGGACAGCCAGCAGCCACGGTGACAccagggcaggtgaggggcagcCTTGGTGGGCAGCAGTGAGCATGGAGGGACGTGGAGGAAGCCAAAGTGTAGCCAAGAGGGTTCAGCTGGTCAGCACAGGG contains:
- the LOC115497184 gene encoding testis-expressed protein 2 isoform X2, translating into MRAMADQAVGAADASPALSPCPGSPRRGDIEGPTPPNAGGTTEDGGGRDGCGLLPTADGDTKRPPSPQPGGMLLTDLPRAPQPRLCPAKSRTAPSSPSVSPSESRAALLRLRDARLEDTRRRLSEAVQEPLSRLSRLMAEESSPKEPGGSPGGSRGVGARRVRDWTPWEPTLNCRYEICSYGDVIQVVEVAQRDAEPPLPAAEEPPAARSGGSVPGRALASIALLAYGYLVLPLPPYAAGLGTGLLCGLLLGFLAILLLVPKAPPAARGPWGRLRPKLLPGEPRETPHLQGWMNQLHVYDPELFHPSLTHSVLAVLDGATLTLSYPKSNIPRRATFEEEILDVVFVSHRCYDLTDAKVFLCPPSLARKRTWNKKYPICVLLPEPAEGHGSEEQDTELQGDEGTRKVPVAGQDIPGDGRDRCLYLFGRTGREKEEWYQHLVQASRGTASSHGDTRAGTGWAPQSSGSSSGSSAEDTPATDPCRDVSGSTQQIYLDYSTYMARFVPAQGAASPEQSPSHGAPGSPTPTKGLVAAVPPHEDTASTAWMNALVGRIFWDFLREQYWAEQVSNKIQKKLSKIKLPYFMNELTLTELDMGTSIPSVLSASNPTINERGLWVDMEVTYSGSLQMTLETKMNLSKLGKESSAEESSPAEAGREGARPRLLLLADSDAESSSAGSSDEDDGTTAEPPGAPGERLPPPGTEGHVSGNSTSRKILRFVDKIAKSKYFQKATENEFIKKKMEEVSNTPLLLTVEVQELAGTLAVNIPPPPTDRVWYSFRVPPQLELKVRPMLGEREVTFLHVTEWIEKKLKHEFQKILVMPNMDDLIIPIMRSGLDPWPPRDLPATGDRSL
- the LOC115497184 gene encoding testis-expressed protein 2 isoform X1 is translated as MRAMADQAVGAADASPALSPCPGSPRRGDIEGPTPPNAGGTTEDGGGRDGCGLLPTADGDTKRPPSPQPGGMLLTDLPRAPQPRLCPAKSRTAPSSPSVSPSESRAALLRLRDARLEDTRRRLSEAVQEPLSRLSRLMAEESSPKEPGGSPGGSRGVGARRVRDWTPWEPTLNCRYEICSYGDVIQVVEVAQRDAEPPLPAAEEPPAARSGGSVPGRALASIALLAYGYLVLPLPPYAAGLGTGLLCGLLLGFLAILLLVPKAPPAARGPWGRLRPKLLPGEPRETPHLQGWMNQLHVYDPELFHPSLTHSVLAVLDGATLTLSYPKSNIPRRATFEEEILDVVFVSHRCYDLTDAKVFLCPPSLARKRTWNKKYPICVLLPEPAEGHGSEEQDTELQGDEGTRKVPVAGQDIPGDGRDRCLYLFGRTGREKEEWYQHLVQASRGTASSHGDTRAGTGWAPQSSGSSSGSSAEDTPATDPCRDVSGSTQQIYLDYSTYMARFVPAQGAASPEQSPSHGAPGSPTPTKVSGTKPALGAGLEADGPRTEPLPVCGLLEQPSPGAGEPRPAGPAAHRATSLQGLVAAVPPHEDTASTAWMNALVGRIFWDFLREQYWAEQVSNKIQKKLSKIKLPYFMNELTLTELDMGTSIPSVLSASNPTINERGLWVDMEVTYSGSLQMTLETKMNLSKLGKESSAEESSPAEAGREGARPRLLLLADSDAESSSAGSSDEDDGTTAEPPGAPGERLPPPGTEGHVSGNSTSRKILRFVDKIAKSKYFQKATENEFIKKKMEEVSNTPLLLTVEVQELAGTLAVNIPPPPTDRVWYSFRVPPQLELKVRPMLGEREVTFLHVTEWIEKKLKHEFQKILVMPNMDDLIIPIMRSGLDPWPPRDLPATGDRSL